From the Hymenobacter yonginensis genome, one window contains:
- a CDS encoding PAS domain S-box protein has protein sequence MTSGSLSLRQLQRRLRFTQNALQAQQQEMQQLREELAQQNAAAANQVAALLQTMHTGLLVADRNRRITLLNQNYCDLLGLPQPATHYLGASMEELWIVSGQQVRNAEVLITDTVAAMRGQERSTLLMELLNGRILQQEYLPVVAQGVTQLYLLSYEDVTQQQQVLARVRELSRLAEQSPSPIICFGLDGEALYANSAANHVLQALSQPQWQSDRTFLQQQITEALQEGASRVIERPLDERFYHWTIVPLPAEQAANVYLTDITARRQAESELRHSQRFAARINDTIPAIVYLFDVQQRRMVYLNRQMEHVLGYTEEDLKSFGLEILQHLFDRQSLEAATSKQGFLAGMTDQQLSTGEYRVRHRDGSWRWIWVRSRVFLRDAQGRVQQILGSAEDITERKITEQALRQSQLLMERVAYTAPNLIYIYDLQNKRNLYCNRSIEHILGYTGAEIQALGSNVLPHLMPPSQVKLLEDHYAQVAQLADGQMLTLEYFLNHRNGSVRWMRVTDTPFERDENGRVLQLVGVGEDITRWKVADEQRRTANRRLAEQNRLFRQVIDTAPHLIYLKDRLGNYLLANKAIADLYGMTPQQIVGAQPETLPNAPGEGQRYRRQDEELLRTGKEMVLEESFIKPDGEILWFYSIKRPFLLADGSMQILGIDTNITELKRTQLDLHAAKEAAEQNAQAKQDFLANMSHEIRTPLNGILGIAGLLAKTPLDDQQNQFLRHIRYSADHLLVVINDVLAMAELGAGKIRPENIAFDVRDVLTASRELLLPRAQEKGIALELDLPPAAVPTTVLGDPHRLRQVLLNLISNAVKFTAHGRVLVSCQPLSLSAEQATLQFRVVDTGTGIAAHQLQQMFEPFMQASSSTAREYGGSGLGLSISRGLVELMGGTLTAESRLHEGSTFSFTLSFRYAAQVADAAVSRPAPAPNYRRLGARRVLLAEDNAINQFLVEALLGGWGWTLDTAGTGPDALTLFNQHRYDVVLMDIQMPGMDGVEATRQLRQHPDPERAATPVLALTAHALRGEAERFRQAGFSGYLSKPFQEEQLFQAIAGALGQRPAVLVATPDAPESEPTAALYSLSGIRRLAHGNEEFVRRLAQLFIQTTPPAVRELEQHLAAADFELLGAAAHQLKSSLDGLQIRSLHGPIRRLEAGRKEPLDLQEAKQLVDLVCKVTEQVMDGLRLDFPGL, from the coding sequence ATGACATCAGGTTCCCTCTCTCTTCGCCAGCTGCAACGGCGGCTGCGGTTCACGCAGAACGCCCTGCAGGCTCAGCAGCAGGAAATGCAGCAGTTGCGCGAGGAGCTGGCCCAGCAGAACGCCGCCGCCGCCAACCAGGTAGCGGCTTTGCTGCAAACCATGCACACCGGCCTGCTGGTAGCCGACCGCAACCGCCGCATCACGCTGCTCAACCAGAACTACTGCGACCTGCTGGGGCTGCCGCAGCCGGCAACCCACTACCTGGGGGCCTCTATGGAAGAGCTCTGGATAGTGTCTGGACAACAAGTGCGCAACGCCGAAGTGCTGATAACCGACACCGTGGCCGCCATGCGTGGCCAGGAGCGCAGCACCCTGCTGATGGAACTGCTAAACGGCCGTATTCTGCAGCAGGAATACCTGCCGGTAGTGGCCCAGGGAGTCACGCAGCTATACCTGCTGAGCTACGAAGACGTAACGCAGCAGCAACAAGTGCTGGCGCGCGTGCGCGAGCTCTCGCGCCTGGCCGAGCAGAGCCCCTCCCCCATTATCTGCTTCGGGCTGGATGGCGAAGCGCTCTATGCCAACTCGGCGGCCAACCATGTGCTGCAGGCCCTGAGCCAGCCGCAGTGGCAGTCCGACCGCACCTTCCTGCAGCAGCAGATAACGGAGGCGCTGCAGGAGGGTGCTTCGCGGGTAATAGAGCGCCCTCTCGATGAGCGGTTCTACCACTGGACCATCGTGCCGCTGCCGGCCGAGCAGGCGGCCAATGTCTACCTGACCGACATTACGGCCCGGCGACAGGCCGAATCGGAGCTGCGCCACAGCCAGCGCTTCGCAGCCCGCATCAACGACACCATTCCGGCCATTGTGTACCTGTTCGACGTGCAGCAACGCCGGATGGTATACCTCAACCGACAGATGGAGCACGTCCTGGGCTACACAGAGGAGGATCTGAAGTCTTTTGGCCTCGAGATCCTGCAGCACCTCTTCGATCGGCAGAGCTTGGAAGCGGCGACCAGCAAACAGGGTTTTCTGGCCGGTATGACGGACCAGCAGCTCAGCACCGGCGAGTACCGCGTGCGGCACCGCGACGGCAGCTGGCGCTGGATCTGGGTGCGGAGCCGGGTTTTTCTGCGCGATGCGCAGGGCCGGGTGCAGCAGATTCTGGGCAGTGCCGAGGATATCACAGAGCGCAAGATAACCGAGCAGGCCCTGCGCCAGAGCCAGCTGCTGATGGAGCGGGTGGCGTATACGGCACCCAACCTCATTTACATCTACGACCTGCAGAACAAGCGCAACCTCTACTGCAACCGCTCCATTGAGCACATATTGGGCTACACCGGGGCCGAAATACAGGCGCTAGGCAGCAATGTGTTGCCACACCTCATGCCGCCCTCACAGGTGAAGCTGCTGGAAGACCACTACGCGCAGGTGGCTCAGCTGGCCGACGGCCAGATGCTCACGCTGGAGTATTTCCTCAACCACCGCAACGGCTCGGTGCGGTGGATGCGCGTGACGGACACGCCCTTCGAGCGTGATGAAAACGGCCGCGTGCTGCAGCTGGTGGGCGTAGGCGAAGATATTACGCGCTGGAAAGTGGCCGACGAGCAGCGGCGCACAGCCAACCGCCGCCTGGCCGAGCAAAACCGCCTGTTTCGGCAGGTGATTGATACGGCGCCCCACCTCATCTACCTCAAAGACCGGCTGGGCAACTACCTGCTGGCCAACAAGGCCATTGCCGACCTGTACGGCATGACCCCGCAACAGATTGTGGGCGCCCAGCCGGAAACCCTGCCCAACGCCCCGGGCGAAGGCCAGCGGTACCGCCGACAGGACGAAGAGCTGTTGCGCACGGGCAAGGAAATGGTGCTGGAGGAAAGCTTCATCAAGCCCGATGGCGAAATCCTCTGGTTTTACAGCATTAAACGGCCCTTTTTGCTGGCCGATGGCAGCATGCAGATTCTGGGAATTGACACCAACATCACCGAGCTCAAGCGTACCCAGCTCGACCTGCATGCCGCCAAGGAAGCGGCCGAGCAGAACGCCCAGGCCAAGCAGGACTTCCTGGCCAATATGAGCCACGAAATCCGGACGCCGCTGAACGGCATTCTGGGCATTGCCGGGCTGCTGGCCAAAACCCCGCTCGACGACCAGCAAAACCAGTTTCTGCGCCACATCCGCTACTCGGCCGACCATCTGCTGGTCGTCATCAACGACGTGCTGGCTATGGCGGAGCTGGGCGCGGGCAAGATCCGGCCCGAAAACATTGCGTTCGACGTGCGCGACGTGCTGACGGCCAGCCGCGAGTTGCTGCTGCCCCGGGCGCAGGAAAAAGGCATTGCACTGGAGCTGGATCTGCCGCCGGCCGCAGTGCCTACCACCGTGCTCGGCGACCCGCACCGTTTGCGCCAGGTGCTGCTCAACCTGATTTCCAACGCGGTGAAGTTCACGGCCCACGGCCGGGTGCTGGTGTCGTGCCAGCCGCTTAGCCTCTCGGCCGAGCAGGCCACGCTGCAGTTTAGGGTGGTGGATACGGGCACGGGCATTGCGGCTCACCAGCTGCAGCAAATGTTCGAGCCCTTCATGCAGGCCTCGTCCAGTACGGCCCGCGAATACGGCGGCTCCGGCCTAGGTTTGAGCATTTCGCGGGGTTTGGTGGAGCTGATGGGCGGCACGCTCACGGCCGAAAGCCGCCTGCACGAGGGCAGCACGTTCTCCTTCACGCTGAGCTTCCGCTATGCAGCCCAGGTCGCCGACGCGGCCGTCAGCCGGCCTGCCCCCGCCCCCAACTACCGGCGCCTGGGTGCCCGCCGGGTGCTGCTGGCCGAAGACAACGCCATCAACCAGTTTCTGGTGGAAGCCTTGCTGGGCGGCTGGGGCTGGACGTTGGACACCGCCGGCACCGGCCCCGATGCCCTCACGCTCTTCAACCAGCACCGCTACGATGTGGTGCTGATGGACATTCAGATGCCGGGCATGGACGGCGTGGAAGCCACCCGCCAGCTCCGCCAGCACCCCGATCCGGAGCGCGCCGCCACCCCCGTACTGGCCCTGACGGCGCACGCCCTGCGCGGCGAGGCCGAACGGTTTCGGCAGGCGGGCTTCTCGGGCTACCTGTCCAAGCCGTTTCAGGAAGAGCAGCTGTTTCAGGCCATTGCCGGGGCGCTGGGCCAGCGGCCGGCGGTGCTGGTAGCCACGCCCGACGCGCCGGAGTCAGAGCCGACCGCCGCGCTTTATAGCCTGAGTGGTATCCGGCGGCTGGCCCACGGCAACGAGGAGTTTGTGCGGCGGCTGGCCCAACTGTTCATCCAGACTACGCCGCCGGCCGTGCGGGAGCTGGAGCAGCACTTGGCCGCGGCCGATTTCGAGCTGCTGGGCGCGGCCGCTCATCAGCTCAAAAGCTCCCTCGACGGCCTGCAGATCCGGAGCCTGCACGGGCCTATCCGGCGCCTGGAGGCTGGCCGCAAAGAGCCACTTGATCTGCAGGAAGCCAAACAGCTGGTAGACCTTGTGTGTAAAGTAACGGAGCAGGTGATGGACGGCCTGCGCCTGGATTTCCCCGGACTGTAG
- a CDS encoding flavin-containing monooxygenase, which translates to MTPVSLDTLIIGAGQAGLAAAYYLQQHGVDFALLEERPAVGDIWATRFDALRLFSPQWASGLPGRPWPGHALHYPSKDEAAAYLRDYAAHFGFRVHTGQKAVLLTADPAGGYVVRTHTGQAYQVRRVIVSTGAYSAPRIPAFAAQLPASVQQLHSSQYRNPAQIAATGPVAVVGSGNSALQIAADLAGSGRPVFAAFDDQTPAFPNNQATWVLLKATGMLRVSRYNAAGRAMMHRPEPIVLGDLQRLRLFPNAQFMGRATGATPEGALQGRRATTPPLAAVVWATGFGPGFDWIRLPVFEADGTPRHRYGLTEAPGVAFLGLPWLNSRSSALMGGAGPDAHHVVERLLAVS; encoded by the coding sequence ATGACTCCTGTTTCGCTCGATACGCTCATTATTGGGGCCGGCCAGGCGGGCCTGGCGGCGGCCTACTACCTGCAGCAGCACGGTGTAGACTTTGCGCTGCTGGAAGAGCGCCCGGCCGTGGGCGACATCTGGGCGACGCGCTTCGACGCATTGCGGCTGTTTTCGCCGCAGTGGGCCAGCGGGCTGCCCGGCCGGCCCTGGCCGGGGCACGCGCTGCACTACCCGTCCAAGGATGAGGCCGCCGCCTACCTGCGCGACTACGCCGCACACTTCGGGTTCAGGGTGCATACCGGGCAGAAAGCCGTTTTGCTGACTGCCGACCCGGCCGGCGGCTACGTGGTGCGCACCCACACCGGCCAAGCCTACCAGGTCCGGCGCGTGATTGTGAGCACCGGCGCCTACTCCGCCCCGCGTATTCCTGCGTTTGCCGCCCAGTTGCCGGCCAGCGTGCAGCAGCTCCACAGCAGCCAGTACCGCAACCCCGCGCAGATAGCCGCCACCGGCCCCGTGGCAGTAGTAGGCAGCGGCAACTCCGCCCTGCAGATTGCCGCCGACCTGGCCGGCAGCGGCCGCCCCGTATTTGCCGCCTTCGACGACCAGACGCCGGCCTTCCCCAACAACCAGGCTACCTGGGTGCTGCTGAAGGCTACAGGCATGCTGCGCGTGTCGCGCTACAACGCTGCGGGCCGGGCCATGATGCACCGCCCCGAACCCATAGTGCTCGGCGACCTGCAGCGCCTGCGCCTATTTCCGAACGCGCAGTTTATGGGCCGGGCCACCGGCGCCACGCCCGAAGGCGCGCTGCAGGGCCGTCGCGCCACCACACCGCCGCTGGCGGCCGTAGTGTGGGCCACCGGCTTCGGCCCCGGCTTCGACTGGATCAGGCTGCCCGTTTTTGAGGCCGACGGCACGCCGCGCCACCGCTACGGCCTCACAGAAGCCCCGGGCGTGGCCTTTCTGGGGCTACCCTGGCTGAACAGCCGCAGCTCGGCCCTGATGGGCGGCGCCGGGCCCGATGCGCACCACGTGGTGGAGCGCCTGCTGGCCGTTTCCTAA
- a CDS encoding T9SS type A sorting domain-containing protein: MMPLLRYFLLFLLLAGSTLQSQAAKGPAARPARPAEERTLLIYPNPSTGIVHIAINGFEGRKLELRVLNVIGSVIYRETITELNDRFTKTLDLSKFANGLYYVKLEGDNASEMRKLVIR; this comes from the coding sequence ATGATGCCACTCCTACGCTATTTTCTGCTGTTCCTGCTACTGGCCGGCAGCACGCTGCAGAGCCAGGCCGCCAAAGGCCCCGCTGCCCGCCCCGCGCGGCCAGCCGAGGAGCGCACCCTGCTGATCTACCCGAACCCCAGCACCGGCATCGTCCACATTGCCATCAATGGCTTCGAGGGCCGTAAGCTGGAGCTGCGGGTGCTCAACGTCATCGGCTCGGTTATCTACCGCGAAACCATCACCGAGCTCAACGACCGGTTCACCAAAACACTGGACCTGAGCAAGTTTGCCAACGGCCTCTACTACGTGAAGCTCGAAGGCGACAACGCCAGCGAGATGCGCAAGCTCGTTATCCGCTGA
- a CDS encoding NAD(P)/FAD-dependent oxidoreductase, whose product MDVLIIGGGLGGLVAALDLRMRGYAVTVVERQQYPFHRVCGEYISNEVLPYLRRLEADPAVLQPAQLTRFSLSSPAGRTLSVPLDLGGFGVSRYTLDLHLCRLAEARGVTVLQKATVTAVAFEAATDSHTVTLADGRQLAARTVLGAFGKRSAFDRQLQRPFFQQRSPYIGVKHHLRLPGYPTDLIALHNFADGYAGISAVEDNRLCFCYLTTRQNLKAQGTIAQLEANVLARNPHLRRILTEAEYLYPQPEVINEISFAPKSCVEEHMLLCGDAAGLITPLCGNGMAMALHGAQLAATHLHDFLRGRTTRATLETRYRHDWQRHFGQRLRVGRLVQGLFGQPVLSEAVVGGLRYLPAAVRALMRRTHGQPF is encoded by the coding sequence TTGGACGTTCTCATTATCGGTGGTGGATTGGGCGGGCTGGTGGCAGCCCTGGACTTGCGTATGCGCGGCTACGCCGTGACCGTGGTGGAGCGGCAGCAGTATCCGTTTCATCGGGTGTGCGGCGAGTACATTTCCAACGAGGTGCTGCCGTATCTGCGGCGCCTTGAGGCCGACCCGGCGGTGCTGCAGCCGGCGCAGCTTACCCGCTTCTCGCTTAGCTCGCCGGCCGGCCGTACGCTGTCGGTGCCGCTGGACCTGGGCGGGTTTGGCGTGAGCCGCTACACCCTCGACCTGCACCTGTGCCGGCTGGCGGAAGCCCGCGGCGTCACGGTGCTGCAGAAAGCCACCGTCACGGCCGTGGCCTTCGAGGCGGCCACCGACAGCCACACCGTCACGCTGGCCGATGGGCGGCAGTTGGCGGCGCGCACAGTGCTGGGCGCTTTCGGCAAGCGCAGCGCCTTTGACAGGCAGTTGCAGCGGCCGTTTTTTCAGCAACGCTCGCCCTACATCGGCGTCAAGCACCACCTGCGCCTGCCCGGCTACCCCACCGACCTGATTGCGCTGCACAACTTCGCCGACGGCTACGCCGGCATTTCGGCGGTGGAAGACAACCGGCTGTGCTTCTGCTACCTCACCACGCGCCAAAATCTGAAGGCACAGGGCACCATTGCGCAGCTCGAAGCCAACGTACTAGCCCGTAACCCGCACCTGCGGCGCATCCTCACGGAGGCCGAGTACCTGTATCCGCAGCCCGAGGTCATCAACGAAATATCCTTTGCGCCCAAGTCGTGCGTGGAAGAGCACATGCTGCTGTGCGGCGACGCGGCGGGCCTGATTACGCCCCTCTGCGGCAACGGCATGGCCATGGCCCTGCACGGCGCGCAGCTGGCCGCCACCCACCTCCACGACTTCCTGCGGGGCCGCACCACCCGCGCCACGCTGGAAACCCGCTACCGCCACGACTGGCAGCGCCACTTCGGGCAGCGGCTGCGGGTGGGGCGGCTGGTGCAGGGCCTGTTTGGGCAGCCGGTGCTCAGCGAGGCCGTGGTGGGCGGACTGCGCTACCTGCCGGCCGCCGTGCGGGCCCTCATGCGCCGCACCCACGGGCAGCCATTCTAG
- a CDS encoding type III polyketide synthase: MISYLSAIGTANPPHRLLQAQIGDFMARALQFDDADTRKLRALYRVSGIGHRYTVLPDYGRANGDFTFFPNTPDLEPFPSVGARMRVYRQEALPLAAAAAERCLQQAPEVAANTITHLISVSCTGMYAPGLDIELVNRLGLRPDIQRTCVNFMGCYAAFNALKLADAICRADAGARVLVVCTELCTIHFQKHHEEDHLISNALFGDGAAAALVVGTPTGSRPHLAMEAFHCGLEPDGHADMAWHVNDFGFEMTLSSYVPKLIQRGIRKLTDDLLRNLPVQLADIRHFAIHPGGRRILETIEQELGLSKQDNAPAYHVLREYGNMSSATVLFVLRELLGGFAAADAGAPILSFAFGPGLTLEAMLLRVVV; this comes from the coding sequence ATGATCAGCTATTTGAGTGCCATCGGCACTGCCAACCCGCCCCACCGTCTTCTACAAGCCCAGATCGGGGATTTCATGGCCCGCGCCCTGCAGTTCGATGATGCTGACACCCGCAAGCTCCGGGCCCTGTACCGGGTGTCGGGCATCGGGCACCGCTACACCGTGCTGCCCGACTACGGCCGCGCCAATGGCGACTTCACCTTCTTCCCGAACACGCCCGACCTGGAGCCGTTTCCGTCGGTGGGGGCGCGCATGCGGGTGTACCGGCAGGAAGCGCTGCCGCTGGCCGCCGCCGCCGCCGAAAGATGCCTGCAGCAGGCCCCGGAAGTGGCCGCCAATACCATCACGCACCTGATTTCGGTGAGTTGCACCGGCATGTATGCCCCGGGCCTCGATATTGAGCTGGTGAACCGGCTGGGGCTGCGGCCCGACATTCAGCGCACCTGCGTGAACTTCATGGGCTGCTATGCGGCCTTCAATGCCCTGAAGCTGGCCGACGCCATCTGCCGCGCCGATGCCGGGGCCCGCGTGCTGGTGGTATGCACCGAGCTGTGCACCATTCACTTTCAGAAGCACCACGAGGAAGACCACCTGATTTCCAACGCCCTGTTCGGCGACGGCGCGGCGGCGGCGCTGGTGGTGGGCACGCCCACGGGCAGCCGGCCGCACCTAGCCATGGAAGCCTTCCACTGCGGCCTGGAGCCCGACGGCCACGCCGACATGGCTTGGCACGTCAACGACTTCGGGTTTGAGATGACGCTGTCGTCGTACGTGCCCAAGCTGATTCAGCGTGGCATCCGCAAGCTCACCGACGATCTGCTGCGCAACCTGCCGGTGCAGCTGGCCGACATCCGCCACTTTGCCATTCATCCGGGCGGGCGGCGCATTCTCGAAACCATCGAGCAGGAGCTGGGCCTCAGCAAGCAGGACAACGCCCCGGCCTACCACGTGCTGCGCGAGTACGGCAATATGTCGTCGGCGACGGTGCTGTTTGTGCTGCGCGAGCTGCTGGGTGGCTTCGCCGCCGCCGACGCCGGGGCGCCCATTTTGAGCTTCGCCTTCGGCCCCGGCCTCACGCTGGAAGCCATGCTTCTGCGGGTGGTGGTATAG
- a CDS encoding methyltransferase domain-containing protein: protein MTFFPRSRLPRHPANPPILQPTIMPDFSRRAIEEELMDDLSLASDALRRNLDELETINTWLGGYAPVLHALEQLRPQLPPGRPLRLADLGSGGGDTLRHIARWARRRQIPVELVGIDANPFMLRYAADKARDYPEISFQQQDIFSEQFRQQPFDVLTCSLFCHHFSDETLTEMLASWQEQAGLAVIINDLHRHPLAYYSIKWLTRLLRGSHLVQNDAPLSVARAFTGPDWKRLLQRAGIRHYRLRWRWAFRWQLVLTGTSGLEWIGVD, encoded by the coding sequence ATGACGTTCTTCCCTCGTTCCCGCCTACCCCGCCACCCCGCCAACCCACCCATCCTCCAACCCACCATCATGCCTGATTTCTCGCGCCGCGCTATTGAGGAGGAGCTGATGGACGACCTGTCGTTGGCCTCCGACGCACTGCGGCGCAACCTCGACGAGTTGGAAACCATCAACACCTGGCTGGGGGGCTATGCGCCGGTGCTGCACGCGCTGGAGCAGCTGCGCCCGCAGCTGCCGCCGGGCCGTCCCTTGCGCCTCGCCGACCTGGGCAGCGGCGGTGGCGACACCCTGCGCCACATTGCCCGCTGGGCCCGCCGCCGCCAGATTCCGGTGGAGCTGGTCGGCATCGACGCCAACCCGTTTATGCTGCGCTACGCCGCCGATAAGGCCCGCGACTACCCGGAAATCAGCTTTCAGCAGCAGGACATCTTCTCCGAACAGTTCCGGCAACAGCCCTTCGACGTGCTGACGTGCAGCCTGTTTTGCCACCACTTCTCTGACGAAACGCTAACCGAAATGCTGGCCAGCTGGCAAGAACAGGCCGGGCTGGCCGTCATCATCAATGACCTGCACCGCCACCCGCTGGCCTACTACAGCATTAAGTGGCTCACACGCCTCCTGCGCGGCTCCCACCTCGTGCAGAACGACGCCCCCCTGTCCGTGGCCCGCGCCTTCACCGGCCCCGATTGGAAACGGCTGTTACAGCGTGCCGGAATCCGGCACTACCGCCTGCGCTGGCGCTGGGCCTTCCGTTGGCAGTTGGTTTTGACTGGGACGAGTGGATTGGAGTGGATTGGAGTAGATTGA
- a CDS encoding histone deacetylase family protein gives MLSIAWAPLYAHPLPENHRFPMLKYELLPEQLLREGTVPESAFFVPQPPPEADILRTHSADYYQRLRDGQLTRHEERATGFPWSAQLFEREVTILGGTLECARRALHGGVALNIAGGTHHAFHDRGEGFCLLNDQAAAADYLLAHPEFNVRKVLIVDLDVHQGNGTAAIFRHEPRVFTFSMHGARNYPHRKEQSDLDLPLPDGTDDAAYLALLHDTLPRLLEEQQPDFVFYLSGVDVLETDKLGHLALSRAGCRLRDEFVLELCHRHGLPVVVCMGGGYSPRIIDIVEAHANTFRVAADLWS, from the coding sequence ATGCTTTCCATTGCCTGGGCCCCGCTCTACGCGCATCCGCTGCCGGAAAACCACCGTTTCCCGATGCTCAAGTATGAGCTGCTGCCGGAGCAGCTGCTGCGCGAGGGCACAGTGCCGGAAAGCGCTTTTTTCGTGCCCCAGCCGCCCCCGGAAGCCGATATCCTGCGCACTCATTCCGCCGACTACTACCAGCGCCTGCGCGACGGCCAGCTCACGCGCCACGAGGAGCGCGCCACCGGCTTTCCGTGGAGTGCGCAGCTGTTTGAGCGCGAAGTAACCATTCTGGGCGGCACGCTGGAGTGCGCACGCCGGGCCCTGCACGGCGGTGTGGCCCTCAACATTGCGGGCGGCACCCACCACGCCTTCCACGACCGGGGCGAAGGTTTCTGCCTGCTCAACGACCAGGCCGCCGCCGCCGATTACCTGCTGGCCCACCCGGAATTCAACGTGCGCAAGGTGCTGATTGTGGACCTCGACGTGCACCAGGGCAACGGCACGGCGGCCATCTTCCGGCACGAGCCGCGGGTGTTCACCTTCAGCATGCACGGCGCCCGCAATTACCCGCACCGCAAGGAGCAGTCGGACCTGGACCTGCCGCTGCCCGACGGCACCGACGATGCCGCGTATCTGGCGCTGCTGCACGACACGCTGCCCCGCCTGCTGGAAGAGCAGCAGCCCGATTTCGTGTTCTACCTCAGCGGCGTGGATGTGCTGGAAACCGACAAGCTGGGCCACCTGGCCCTGAGCCGCGCCGGCTGCCGCCTCCGCGACGAGTTTGTGCTGGAGCTGTGCCACCGCCACGGCCTGCCGGTGGTAGTGTGCATGGGTGGCGGCTATTCCCCGCGCATCATCGACATCGTGGAAGCCCACGCCAATACCTTCCGCGTGGCAGCGGATTTGTGGAGCTAG